The nucleotide sequence TACGTTGATTTCAAGAATGTAGGCGCTATTGCGGAGATTCCGTCGTCGGCTTTTTACGGCATCGAAGACGCGCGCAGCTACCTGCAGGTGGCAGCCGCTACCGATTCGTTCGACGTAAACATTGCTTCGCCGAACATGCCATCGCAGAATACCGACGTAACGGTTGCGATTGATCCGGCTGCGCTGACGGCTTACAACACGCAGAATGGCACGAACTATCAGATTCTTCCTGCATCGCTGTATAAGCTGCTCACGCCAACGGTAACGGTAAGAGCTGGCACCCGGCTGGCCCCGGTGGCTTTTCAGCTGAACACCACCACGCTGAAGTTTACGGATAACTACGCGGTTCCGTTCGTGCTGAAAAGCGCAACGAACGGCGTAACGGTGAGCAGCAACTACGGCACCAAGATCATAGCGATCAAGCTTCGGAATAACTACGAAGGAACGTATCAGGCA is from Spirosoma taeanense and encodes:
- a CDS encoding BT_3987 domain-containing protein, with product MKKFLYVVAAAGLTASLSSCLNDDEHYVDFKNVGAIAEIPSSAFYGIEDARSYLQVAAATDSFDVNIASPNMPSQNTDVTVAIDPAALTAYNTQNGTNYQILPASLYKLLTPTVTVRAGTRLAPVAFQLNTTTLKFTDNYAVPFVLKSATNGVTVSSNYGTKIIAIKLRNNYEGTYQATGQFVHPTAGTRAINRSKTLNSIDANTSQTEYADLGGSGFLMWLRVNADNTVTIIPRGSTPTTVQTGTNSYNPATRTFTLSYQYAGAGGNRVITETIRRVN